CAATAACAACTGCAGTATTATCGAAACCCCTACCCAGAATTCTACGCGATAACGATCGACGAACTTGCGTAGCTTTCCTCTGGGAGCTTCGATTGTCGTTTTTTGATTCACTTCAATCCACCTCCCTGAGTAGTCTTGGTGACTAAAGAAACTTTCAAGGCTCCCGCTTCTTTTAGAAGTTCGAAAGCGGAATCCAAATCGGCGTAAGGCAGATCCTTGTCTGCATGAACCAATACCTTCAGATCGGGGGTAGTGGTTAGTTTCGCGCGAATATTATTGATCGCCTCGTTGATCGGCATCTTTACCTGATTATAAAAGACGCTTCTGTCTTTATCCGCACTCAGGTATAAGTTTGCGATTTTCTTGTTCAACTGTTCTCCGCCCGGAACGTCGGGAAGGGCGATAGGAATGTCCGGATCAGTATCCAAAACCGAAGTCACCATGAAGAATACGAGCAGCAGGAAGGCGATGTCCGCCATCGAGCTGACCGGAATCTTAGGTGCTTCTTTCTTTTTCTTTAATGCCATTATGTTCCCCGTCTTTACTTTAGCCGTTTAACGGATATTTTGGTAAATCCCCGCAGCTGGACGGCGGATAACGCGTCTAGCATGTTCCCGTATTTCGTTTCTCCGGTGGTTTTGATCAGTGCGATCTTTTCCGAGATATTGTCGATTTCTAGAGCGTTCAGTTCGGCGCGGAATTCCTTTAAATTCTGGTATTCCTTGGTGCCGATCTTTTTATTACGCATCTTGATCACTTCACCCGAGACAAGGACCTCGTAGACGTTTTCCCTCAAAACCAGGGTTGGCTCCGCGTCTTTTCTAGGAAGTTGGATATTCAAACCTTCCTTAACGAAGAAGACGGCGGTGACCATGAAGAAGACGAGAAGTAGGAAGGCGATATCCGACATCGACGATGCGGAGATTTCCTCGAGTTCTTTCTTTTTCTTAAGCTGAATCATAATAAGATCTTCTTACCGAAGCGATTCGGTCGCTTATTACGCTCTCGCGTTATTTTTCAGGAACTCTTTGTAGATGCGGTTGGCCGCTTCTTCCACTTCGGAAGTAAAGCCGTCGATCCTGGAAGTAAGATACTGGTGGAAAGTCATCGCAGGAATCGCGATAATCAAACCTGCAGCGGTTGTAATCAAGGCTTCCTTGATACCACCGGCAACCACTTTCGCGTTTACTTGGTCTGCGTTTGCAATCGCGTCGAACGCGTTAATCATACCGGAAACCGTTCCCAAGAACCCGATCAAAGGAGCGATGGTGGAAACTGCGGCGATGATCACCAAACCTCTTTCCAAAACCGTGATGACTTCCGCAGCCTCTCTTTCGATTCCTTTGGCGAAGATTTCCGCGTTACCGGCGGAGACTTCGATTCCGTTTTTCAGAACGTCGGAGATTTTGTATTCGGAGTTCGCTGCGATGAATTCTTTAGCGCCGTCTAAGCCCTTTGCATCCATCTTTTCCGCGAGGTCGATATTGAAACCTTTAGGAAGGAGTTTGGAAGTGAAAAGGAAATACAATCTCTCGAAGATGATACCGAGAGCGACGAAAGAGGAAAGAGCGAGGGGATACATGGTCCATCCTCCCTTTTCGAAGAGGTCCCAGAGTCCAACTTCCTCTTTAGGAGCAGGAGGAGCTACTTCAGGAGCGGGAGTAGCAGCCGGTTCTTCGACTTTTTGCTCCGTGGTAGGAGTAGCCGGAGCCTCGGTCTTTTGGGAGAATAGAGGAGAAGAAACCAACGTAATTGCGCCGGAAATGAGTAGAATAGCCACCCATTGGCGGTTCGAAAGAAATGCGAACTTATGCATTTAAAAAAATACCCCGTAAGAAGTTTATTAGAGAAATGTCTCATTGCTTCTTTACATAAATATTACATACTGGTTACCGATTGGCGACATTCGGTCCGGAGTCCTAGGCTCAGGCTTTTCGGATTTCCCGACTTGATTCCATTTTGTAATAGTTCCTACAGAAATTCGGAAAAAAGGGAACCGGATCGGCCGGCAAGACTGGGCGTGGGTTTTACGAAATAGCATGAAATTGAACCGAGGGATTTTTGGGCCTTTTGGGAACAGGAGCGGTTTTACGATACTGCTTGAAACCGCTTATCCATAGAATTCATTTAAACCCTTACAGCCCCGGGGAATTTCACGAATATTCGTAGGATCGATCATTGTACGTGCAAAAATTAGAATGCAATATTTTATTCTTACTCTTGTTCCGGAGAGAATAGAACTCCTCCTCGCCAGACCGCTTTGGTATTTAAGGTATCGGTAATACGAACGGAAGGATCACCGTCTACAAGAACTAGATCCGCACGAAATCCGTTGGCAATTCGTCCTCGATCGATTAAACCGAAACGGCGAGCGGGAACGGAAGTTGCAGCGCGTAGGGCTTCTAAAGGAGTCAAGCCTGCGGCGACTAAGAGTTGGAGTTCATGATGTAAGCTTACTCCATGAGCTAACCCTCCTAGGCCGGGTGCGGGTTCGGATACGTCGCTTCCCGCTAGAATGTCCACACCTGCTCGATGGAGTATTTTGACGTTATTAAAGACTAGGTTCAGGCTTCCTTGAGGATGAGTATTCATCGTACCGGAAAGGGATTCGAGCCATTCTTTACTTAGTTTAGAGCGAACTCGTTCGTCTTTTGCCAACCATGCGGCATTATTTCC
This sequence is a window from Leptospira wolffii serovar Khorat str. Khorat-H2. Protein-coding genes within it:
- a CDS encoding ExbD/TolR family protein, with product MALKKKKEAPKIPVSSMADIAFLLLVFFMVTSVLDTDPDIPIALPDVPGGEQLNKKIANLYLSADKDRSVFYNQVKMPINEAINNIRAKLTTTPDLKVLVHADKDLPYADLDSAFELLKEAGALKVSLVTKTTQGGGLK
- a CDS encoding ExbD/TolR family protein, with amino-acid sequence MIQLKKKKELEEISASSMSDIAFLLLVFFMVTAVFFVKEGLNIQLPRKDAEPTLVLRENVYEVLVSGEVIKMRNKKIGTKEYQNLKEFRAELNALEIDNISEKIALIKTTGETKYGNMLDALSAVQLRGFTKISVKRLK
- a CDS encoding MotA/TolQ/ExbB proton channel family protein, whose translation is MHKFAFLSNRQWVAILLISGAITLVSSPLFSQKTEAPATPTTEQKVEEPAATPAPEVAPPAPKEEVGLWDLFEKGGWTMYPLALSSFVALGIIFERLYFLFTSKLLPKGFNIDLAEKMDAKGLDGAKEFIAANSEYKISDVLKNGIEVSAGNAEIFAKGIEREAAEVITVLERGLVIIAAVSTIAPLIGFLGTVSGMINAFDAIANADQVNAKVVAGGIKEALITTAAGLIIAIPAMTFHQYLTSRIDGFTSEVEEAANRIYKEFLKNNARA